From Plectropomus leopardus isolate mb chromosome 17, YSFRI_Pleo_2.0, whole genome shotgun sequence, a single genomic window includes:
- the zc3h7a gene encoding zinc finger CCCH domain-containing protein 7A isoform X1 — protein MSGACQDRRSRWQEIQKGLQFIQSTLPFPGSQEQYEVFIKDLVWNLYGEGNDVFKEGDWTKSIEMYTEALSIAEYADSEDICVQTGLLEKLYANRAAAYLNIVPGLYDQALEDCEKALQLNEGNYKALYRKAKSLKELGRHQEAYEAVAKCSLAVPQDTSVTQLTQDLAKILGLKIRKAYVRSKPALNVLRGSSYQDASCDKFSHGSSSVEDIEIEVPQLTQDSSILAPVPAPIQPPVAAHPPLNEAAVDELPPSNSISSVTLSEPPGFESVSLPVSVPLSVPTSVPLPVPTFVNGCRTSKPCTMLETSRDFDADIIGDDLDDLLDQAGPESALVIPTVKGPLPLPTSIASGSSLSSPFLMPSHISPFPYSSAQQCTVTLPPLYHKSGSSAYFGMDTFDALPPPLDSLDSLSITDYKTDYVPSPFIPQLNNNDTPMGMAVGMPEVKGLPAAVDLAKNPLAETHEFKQACSICYVKTGPGVLDYTLHTEEHKCKKDALLGRIKHSPDKTWKLIRPRPTKTQYVGPYYICKEVAVGKECLYPGHCTFAYCQEEIDVWTLERKGFISRELLFDPYGPNSNVRLTVPKILQEHHGIFMFLCGVCFDHKPRIISKTNKDDPSLCSHPVTKHDFEDHKCLVHILKENTVRYSKIRPLSHQCQLDLCRHEVRYGCVREDECFYAHSLIELKVWMMQHELGITHESIVQEAKKFWNATASLQGAQQLSNPQRRFGPPNLKMMFVCSQCWRNGQLSEADKNKKYCSAKARHTWAKDRRVVLVSSHERKKWTTVRPLPTKKPIPSQFEICMHVTAGKKCQYIGNCTFAHSVEERDLWTYMKENNIPDMDQLYEQWLQSQKPGWGDETSNNSVRENGKQIHMPTDYAEEVAGNHCWLCGKNCNSEKQWQQHITSEKHKDRVFNSEDDQNCWQYRFPTGTFKVCERYLKGTCTEEDLCKLAHGEQELKEWMERREFLLMKLAKARKDHLIAPNDNDFGKYSFLLKDII, from the exons atcaACCCTTCCATTTCCTGGAAGTCAAGAGCAGTATGAG GTGTTCATTAAGGATCTTGTGTGGAATCTTTATGGAGAAGGAAACGATGTCTTTAAAGAAGGGGATTGGACAAAATCCATTGAGATGTACACCGAAGCCTTGAGTATAGCGGAGTACGCTGACTCGGAAGACATCTGTGTTCAAACAGGTTTACTGGAAAAGCTGTATGCAAATCGAGCTGCTGCCTACCTAAACATTGTTCCG ggACTGTATGATCAAGCGTTAGAAGACTGTGAAAAGGCTCTCCAGTTGAACGAGGGGAACTACAAAGCGCTGTACAGAAAAGCAAAATCCTTGAAGGAGTTGGGGAGACATCAAGAGGCCTATGAGGCTGTTGCCAAATGCTCTCTAGCAGTGCCTCAG GATACCAGTGTCACACAGCTGACTCAGGACCTTGCCAAAATTTTGGGATTGAAAATCCGTAAAGCTTATGTAAGGAGTAAG CCTGCCTTGAATGTTTTGCGCGGATCAAGTTATCAAGATGCATCATGTGACAAG TTCTCTCATGGCTCGTCTTCAGTTGAAGATATAGAAATTG AAGTGCCTCAGCTGACCCAGGATAGCAGCATTTTGGCTCCAGTCCCAGCTCCAATCCAACCTCCGGTGGCAGCGCACCCGCCTCTAAATGAAGCAGCGGTGGATGAACTTCCTCCAAGCAACAGCATCTCATCTGTAACCCTGTCTGAGCCGCCGGGCTTCGAGTCCGTCTCCCTGCCTGTGTCTGTCCCCCTGTCTGTCCCTACGTCAGTCCCTCTGCCCGTGCCCACATTTGTAAATGGATGCAGAACCAGTAAGCCTTGCACGATGCTCGAAACCAGTCGAGATTTTGACGCAGACATCATTGGGGACGACCTAGATGATCTGCTGGACCAAGCTGGCCCCGAATCAGCCTTG GTTATTCCCACAGTGAAGGGTCCTCTTCCTCTGCCAACCAGTATTGCCTCGGGCAGTTCCTTGTCGAGTCCATTCCTGATGCCATCTCACATCAGCCCATTTCCCTACAGCAGTGCCCAGCAGTGCACCGTTACTCTGCCCCCGCTGTATCACAAGTCGGGGTCAAGTGCGTATTTTGGGATGGACACTTTTGATGCCCTCCCCCCACCACTGGACTCTCTGGATAGTCTCTCCATAACAGACTATAAAACAG ATTATGTTCCGAGTCCATTCATTCCACAg ctaaacAATAATGACACCCCAATGGGAATGGCTGTGGGTATGCCTGAAGTGAAGGgtcttcctgctgctgtggatTTAGCAAAGAATCCCTTAGCTGAAACACATGAATTCAAACAAGCATGCTCAATCTGCTACGTCAAAACTG GGCCTGGTGTGTTGGATTACACACTTCATACAGAAGAGCATAAATGCAAAAAGGATGCTTTACTCGGCAGAATCAAACATTCACCAGACAAAACGTGGAAGCTCATTCGGCCCagaccaacaaaaacacaatatgttgGACCCTATTACATTTGCAAAG AGGTGGCTGTTGGAAAAGAGTGCCTGTATCCTGGCCACTGCACATTTGCATACTGCCAGGAAGAGATTGATGTTTGGACTCTGGAGCGGAAAGGGTTTATCTCCAGAGAGCTCCTCTTCGATCCTTATGGGCCCAACTCCAACGTCAGGTTGACTGTCCCCAAGATCTTACAGGAGCATCATGGGATATTCATGTTTCTCTGTGGA GTGTGCTTTGACCATAAACCCAGAATAATCAGCAAAACCAACAAAGATGATCCTTCGCTTTGCTCTCATCCAGTGACAAAGCATGACTTTGAGGATCATAA GTGCCTGGTCCACATTTTGAAGGAGAATACGGTCCGTTATTCCAAAATCAGACCGTTGAGTCATCAGTGTCAGCTGGATCTTTGTCGTCATGAAGTCCGCTATGGCTGTGTGAGAGAGGACGAGTGCTTCTACGCGCACAGCCTCATTGAGCTGAAGGTCTGGATGATGCAGCACGAGCTCG GTATCACTCATGAAAGTATTGTCCAAGAGGCAAAGAAGTTTTGGAATGCAACAGCTTCGTTGCAGGGAGCCCAG CAGCTTTCCAACCCACAGAGAAGATTCGGGCCTCCAAATCTGAAGATGATGTTTGTTTGCAGCCAGTGCTGGAGAAACGGCCAACTAAGCGAagctgacaaaaacaagaagtaTTGCTCAGCTAAGGCGAGACACAC GTGGGCAAAAGACAGGCGGGTTGTGCTTGTAAGTTCCCATGAAAGGAAAAAGTGGACAACAGTTAGACCACTTCCAACCAAAAAACCCATCCCATCTCAATTCGAG ATTTGCATGCATGTGACAGCTGGCAAGAAGTGTCAGTACATTGGGAATTGCACATTTGCGCACAGTGTAGAAGAAAGAGACCTTTGGACCTACATGAAGGAAAACAACA TTCCAGATATGGATCAGCTTTATGAGCAGTGGCTGCAGTCTCAGAAGCCTGGCTGGGGTGATGAGACCTCCAATAACTCTGTCAGGGAGAATGGCAAACAGATCCACATGCCAACAGACTACGCTGAAGAAGTG GCTGGCAATCACTGTTGGCTGTGTGGGAAAAACTGCAACAGTGAGaagcagtggcagcagcatatcacttcagaaaaacacaaagacagagttTTCAACTCTGAGGATGATCAGAACTGCTGGCAGTATCGGTTTCCCACAGGCACTTTCAAAGTTTGTGAGAG GTACCTCAAAGGCACGTGCACAGAGGAGGACTTGTGTAAGCTGGCACACGGGGAGCAGGAACTAAAAGAGTGGATGGAGCGCAGGGAATTCCTTTTGATGAAACTTGCCAAAGCCAGAAAAGACCATCTTATAGCACCAAATGACAATGACTTtggaaaatacagttttctgctTAAAGACATTATATAA
- the zc3h7a gene encoding zinc finger CCCH domain-containing protein 7A isoform X2 → MSGACQDRRSRWQEIQKGLQFIQSTLPFPGSQEQYEVFIKDLVWNLYGEGNDVFKEGDWTKSIEMYTEALSIAEYADSEDICVQTGLLEKLYANRAAAYLNIVPGLYDQALEDCEKALQLNEGNYKALYRKAKSLKELGRHQEAYEAVAKCSLAVPQDTSVTQLTQDLAKILGLKIRKAYVRSKPALNVLRGSSYQDASCDKFSHGSSSVEDIEIEVPQLTQDSSILAPVPAPIQPPVAAHPPLNEAAVDELPPSNSISSVTLSEPPGFESVSLPVSVPLSVPTSVPLPVPTFVNGCRTSKPCTMLETSRDFDADIIGDDLDDLLDQAGPESALVIPTVKGPLPLPTSIASGSSLSSPFLMPSHISPFPYSSAQQCTVTLPPLYHKSGSSAYFGMDTFDALPPPLDSLDSLSITDYKTDYVPSPFIPQLNNNDTPMGMAVGMPEVKGLPAAVDLAKNPLAETHEFKQACSICYVKTGPGVLDYTLHTEEHKCKKDALLGRIKHSPDKTWKLIRPRPTKTQYVGPYYICKEVAVGKECLYPGHCTFAYCQEEIDVWTLERKGFISRELLFDPYGPNSNVRLTVPKILQEHHGIFMFLCGVCFDHKPRIISKTNKDDPSLCSHPVTKHDFEDHKCLVHILKENTVRYSKIRPLSHQCQLDLCRHEVRYGCVREDECFYAHSLIELKVWMMQHELGITHESIVQEAKKFWNATASLQGAQLSNPQRRFGPPNLKMMFVCSQCWRNGQLSEADKNKKYCSAKARHTWAKDRRVVLVSSHERKKWTTVRPLPTKKPIPSQFEICMHVTAGKKCQYIGNCTFAHSVEERDLWTYMKENNIPDMDQLYEQWLQSQKPGWGDETSNNSVRENGKQIHMPTDYAEEVAGNHCWLCGKNCNSEKQWQQHITSEKHKDRVFNSEDDQNCWQYRFPTGTFKVCERYLKGTCTEEDLCKLAHGEQELKEWMERREFLLMKLAKARKDHLIAPNDNDFGKYSFLLKDII, encoded by the exons atcaACCCTTCCATTTCCTGGAAGTCAAGAGCAGTATGAG GTGTTCATTAAGGATCTTGTGTGGAATCTTTATGGAGAAGGAAACGATGTCTTTAAAGAAGGGGATTGGACAAAATCCATTGAGATGTACACCGAAGCCTTGAGTATAGCGGAGTACGCTGACTCGGAAGACATCTGTGTTCAAACAGGTTTACTGGAAAAGCTGTATGCAAATCGAGCTGCTGCCTACCTAAACATTGTTCCG ggACTGTATGATCAAGCGTTAGAAGACTGTGAAAAGGCTCTCCAGTTGAACGAGGGGAACTACAAAGCGCTGTACAGAAAAGCAAAATCCTTGAAGGAGTTGGGGAGACATCAAGAGGCCTATGAGGCTGTTGCCAAATGCTCTCTAGCAGTGCCTCAG GATACCAGTGTCACACAGCTGACTCAGGACCTTGCCAAAATTTTGGGATTGAAAATCCGTAAAGCTTATGTAAGGAGTAAG CCTGCCTTGAATGTTTTGCGCGGATCAAGTTATCAAGATGCATCATGTGACAAG TTCTCTCATGGCTCGTCTTCAGTTGAAGATATAGAAATTG AAGTGCCTCAGCTGACCCAGGATAGCAGCATTTTGGCTCCAGTCCCAGCTCCAATCCAACCTCCGGTGGCAGCGCACCCGCCTCTAAATGAAGCAGCGGTGGATGAACTTCCTCCAAGCAACAGCATCTCATCTGTAACCCTGTCTGAGCCGCCGGGCTTCGAGTCCGTCTCCCTGCCTGTGTCTGTCCCCCTGTCTGTCCCTACGTCAGTCCCTCTGCCCGTGCCCACATTTGTAAATGGATGCAGAACCAGTAAGCCTTGCACGATGCTCGAAACCAGTCGAGATTTTGACGCAGACATCATTGGGGACGACCTAGATGATCTGCTGGACCAAGCTGGCCCCGAATCAGCCTTG GTTATTCCCACAGTGAAGGGTCCTCTTCCTCTGCCAACCAGTATTGCCTCGGGCAGTTCCTTGTCGAGTCCATTCCTGATGCCATCTCACATCAGCCCATTTCCCTACAGCAGTGCCCAGCAGTGCACCGTTACTCTGCCCCCGCTGTATCACAAGTCGGGGTCAAGTGCGTATTTTGGGATGGACACTTTTGATGCCCTCCCCCCACCACTGGACTCTCTGGATAGTCTCTCCATAACAGACTATAAAACAG ATTATGTTCCGAGTCCATTCATTCCACAg ctaaacAATAATGACACCCCAATGGGAATGGCTGTGGGTATGCCTGAAGTGAAGGgtcttcctgctgctgtggatTTAGCAAAGAATCCCTTAGCTGAAACACATGAATTCAAACAAGCATGCTCAATCTGCTACGTCAAAACTG GGCCTGGTGTGTTGGATTACACACTTCATACAGAAGAGCATAAATGCAAAAAGGATGCTTTACTCGGCAGAATCAAACATTCACCAGACAAAACGTGGAAGCTCATTCGGCCCagaccaacaaaaacacaatatgttgGACCCTATTACATTTGCAAAG AGGTGGCTGTTGGAAAAGAGTGCCTGTATCCTGGCCACTGCACATTTGCATACTGCCAGGAAGAGATTGATGTTTGGACTCTGGAGCGGAAAGGGTTTATCTCCAGAGAGCTCCTCTTCGATCCTTATGGGCCCAACTCCAACGTCAGGTTGACTGTCCCCAAGATCTTACAGGAGCATCATGGGATATTCATGTTTCTCTGTGGA GTGTGCTTTGACCATAAACCCAGAATAATCAGCAAAACCAACAAAGATGATCCTTCGCTTTGCTCTCATCCAGTGACAAAGCATGACTTTGAGGATCATAA GTGCCTGGTCCACATTTTGAAGGAGAATACGGTCCGTTATTCCAAAATCAGACCGTTGAGTCATCAGTGTCAGCTGGATCTTTGTCGTCATGAAGTCCGCTATGGCTGTGTGAGAGAGGACGAGTGCTTCTACGCGCACAGCCTCATTGAGCTGAAGGTCTGGATGATGCAGCACGAGCTCG GTATCACTCATGAAAGTATTGTCCAAGAGGCAAAGAAGTTTTGGAATGCAACAGCTTCGTTGCAGGGAGCCCAG CTTTCCAACCCACAGAGAAGATTCGGGCCTCCAAATCTGAAGATGATGTTTGTTTGCAGCCAGTGCTGGAGAAACGGCCAACTAAGCGAagctgacaaaaacaagaagtaTTGCTCAGCTAAGGCGAGACACAC GTGGGCAAAAGACAGGCGGGTTGTGCTTGTAAGTTCCCATGAAAGGAAAAAGTGGACAACAGTTAGACCACTTCCAACCAAAAAACCCATCCCATCTCAATTCGAG ATTTGCATGCATGTGACAGCTGGCAAGAAGTGTCAGTACATTGGGAATTGCACATTTGCGCACAGTGTAGAAGAAAGAGACCTTTGGACCTACATGAAGGAAAACAACA TTCCAGATATGGATCAGCTTTATGAGCAGTGGCTGCAGTCTCAGAAGCCTGGCTGGGGTGATGAGACCTCCAATAACTCTGTCAGGGAGAATGGCAAACAGATCCACATGCCAACAGACTACGCTGAAGAAGTG GCTGGCAATCACTGTTGGCTGTGTGGGAAAAACTGCAACAGTGAGaagcagtggcagcagcatatcacttcagaaaaacacaaagacagagttTTCAACTCTGAGGATGATCAGAACTGCTGGCAGTATCGGTTTCCCACAGGCACTTTCAAAGTTTGTGAGAG GTACCTCAAAGGCACGTGCACAGAGGAGGACTTGTGTAAGCTGGCACACGGGGAGCAGGAACTAAAAGAGTGGATGGAGCGCAGGGAATTCCTTTTGATGAAACTTGCCAAAGCCAGAAAAGACCATCTTATAGCACCAAATGACAATGACTTtggaaaatacagttttctgctTAAAGACATTATATAA